A single Nostoc sp. PCC 7107 DNA region contains:
- a CDS encoding Uma2 family endonuclease, translating to MTSAINRPTEELTPFPDHTQLPESDGTFVKNWQEHPQSILLTDSITPVLKKLHPDGHYCIGQDLGIYWRLTDPPEKGAEAPDWFYVGNVPPSLDGQTRRSYVLWREYISPLIALEFVSGDGSEERDKTPLKGKFWIYEQVIHPAFYGIYEVSKASVEVYHLIEGQYQLLLANERGHYPIHPLGVELGIWQGEYQNMALPWLRWWDLQGNLLLTGDERAAKEAQRAEQEAQRAEQERQRNERLIAQLRSLGVEPEA from the coding sequence ATGACCTCTGCAATTAATCGACCTACTGAAGAACTTACTCCTTTTCCAGACCATACGCAGCTACCAGAATCAGACGGGACTTTCGTGAAAAATTGGCAAGAACATCCCCAAAGTATTTTATTGACTGACTCGATTACACCCGTACTCAAAAAATTACATCCTGATGGTCATTATTGTATTGGTCAAGATTTAGGTATTTACTGGCGCTTAACTGATCCTCCAGAGAAAGGCGCAGAAGCACCAGATTGGTTTTATGTAGGAAATGTACCGCCTTCCCTGGATGGACAAACACGACGTTCTTACGTGTTGTGGCGCGAGTATATTTCCCCGTTAATTGCATTGGAATTTGTCTCTGGCGATGGGAGTGAGGAGCGAGATAAAACTCCCTTGAAAGGCAAATTTTGGATTTATGAACAAGTAATTCATCCAGCTTTTTACGGCATTTATGAAGTAAGTAAAGCTAGTGTGGAAGTTTATCACTTAATTGAAGGACAGTATCAACTGTTACTAGCAAATGAGCGTGGGCATTATCCCATACATCCTTTAGGTGTGGAGTTAGGGATCTGGCAGGGAGAATACCAAAATATGGCATTACCTTGGTTACGTTGGTGGGATTTGCAAGGTAATTTATTGTTGACTGGTGACGAACGAGCCGCAAAAGAAGCCCAACGCGCCGAACAAGAAGCACAACGGGCTGAACAAGAACGTCAAAGAAATGAACGCTTAATTGCTCAATTGCGATCGCTCGGTGTTGAACCGGAAGCTTAG